A genomic stretch from Helianthus annuus cultivar XRQ/B chromosome 1, HanXRQr2.0-SUNRISE, whole genome shotgun sequence includes:
- the LOC110928631 gene encoding amino acid permease 8-like, translating into MVTPLEKAIEKYIDGLPDPIQDIVTGSNLTTVRQAIELSTTLTESQIRKGTLLTTSAYVMAVVIGSGVLSLAWCLAQLGWILGVLLLAAIAVTWYTSILLSDCYRSPDPITGTQNYNYMQAVKVSLGGFKYKLCGISQYVTQVGTTIGYTITSAISMAAVERSNCFHKYRHENGIDQPY; encoded by the exons atggttacgcctttggagaAGGCGATTGAAAAGTACATCGATGGCCTCCCTGACCCAATTCAGGACATTGTTACCGGTAGCAACCTTACTACTGTCAGACAGGCCATTGAACTATCcactaccctgactgaatctcaaatcaggaagg GAACATTGCTTACTACAAGTGCATATGTCATGGCTGTGGTGATAGGGTCCGGAGTGTTGTCCTTAGCTTGGTGTTTGGCTCAGTTAGGTTGGATCCTTGGAGTTCTTTTACTTGCAGCCATTGCTGTCACTTGGTACACCTCCATTTTGCTTTCAGACTGCTACAGGTCTCCTGATCCGATTACTGGCACCCAAAACTATAACTACATGCAAGCTGTTAAAGTTAGTCTTG GAGGGTTTAAGTACAAACTATGTGGAATATCTCAATATGTGACTCAAGTTGGTACGACCATCGGGTACACCATTACTTCGGCGATCAGTATGGC GGCGGTTGAACGGTCAAACTGTTTTCATAAGTACAGGCACGAAAACGGTATCGACCAACCATATTAA